The following nucleotide sequence is from Ignisphaera sp..
ACCTATTCAATAGTCTTTATAGCAAACTCGATAACCAACACGCCTGGCACTGTTGTTATAGATATTGATGAAAAGCGGAAGTACTACTATGTTCACTGGATAGATGCCATGGCCATAGAGGATAAAGAGGCTAAGAAGAGTGTTTCACAAGAGTTTGAGGATTATATAAAGAAGATTTTTGAGTAGGTGTATAGAATGGATATATACACTCTAATAGCTTTGTACACAGGCCTTGGAACATTAACAGGGTTGGTTATATACGCAGTATTTTACCTTGCGATGCAATACTATGTAGAGAGAAGAGCTCCTACACAACGGGATGAGGTTTCAGAGCTTCCTGTCATGGGAGGCTTCATATATGCAGAATTGCCGAGAACATCGGTGACCAGAATCATTCGAGACATAATAAAAAGATCTCTTGGTGCACAAAGAGCGAGATCGCTCTACGAACTGTCTAGAAACTTTAGCATCTGGTACATAGCAGCGTTAATACTGCTTGCAATAGTTGTTGTATTAGCGTATTTATTTGGGTGATGGATTTGGAGGCTCTGGATCTAATATTAGAATCCCTTATCTATCCAGGGCTTGTCACAACAATATTTTTCATAGTGTTTACACAGTGGATAGCTAGGAAACTGTCTGCTAGAATAATGTATAGGAGGGGGCCGGTATATGCAGGCCCAGCCGGCTTTCTCCAGCCGCTTGCTGATCTATTTAAGCTTGTGCTTAAGAGGGATCTTGTAAACAGGTATTCCATGGGTGTAAGCCCAGTTGTGTTAGTTTCAATTGCAACGGGGTTCATAGTTGTTGCACAGCTGTTTCTCCCCGTAGCCTATAGACCTATATACTCATCTTTCGATGTTATTGCATTGCTCTACTTTTTGCTGTTGGCACCATTTGCACTAGCCTATCTAGCTGCTGGGCATCCAAATCCCTATACAACTATAGGTGTTGCCAGATACCTAGCAATATTGTTTGTCGCTGAACCCGCATTTGCAATTAGTGTTCTGGTGCCTGTGCTGATAGCTTCTCAAAGGTTTGGCACTGAATATAGTATATATGGAACTAGTGTTGTATCTCATCTTCTTTGGGCCGTGGATCCATTTAAAACAATCGCAATGATTTTATCTGCCATTGCAGGCTTCATATCAATGTTTGCCATCCTAGGTCTAAAGCCTTTTGATGCTCCGGAAGCTGAATCAGAGATTTACTGGGGTATGTTCACAGAGGTTGGGGGGCCTAGACTGGCACTAGCATTTTTCATGAAGTTTGCTGAGAGGATACTATTCCCAATGATATATGCAGCGCTTTTTCTGGGGGGTGTGTGGCCTACAAACTCATTTAACTGGTTTGCAAATGCATTGACGGTATATCTAAAGACTCTCATAGTGTTTGTAGCTACTGTTGTTGTAGACTCTATATTGCCGAGGTATAGACCGGACCAAGCCGTTTCATTCATACTGAAATATATTTATCCAATGTCTATAGCAAGCCTCTTGCTGGTGATAGTGAAGTAGCTATGGATGTTGGGAAGCCATCTTATGTTGTATTCGATGAGAATGTTATTAAATATGATCAGTGGTTTGACAGAAACAGAATTGTTTATGAAAACGAGATTTCTCTTTTCAGAAAGTTCTTTCCATGCAGAAGACCATGTATTGAGATAGGTGTTGGCACAGGTAGATTTGCCCAGCCACTAGATGTAGAGATTGGTCTAGACCCATCTGTAGAGGCGTTGAAGATAGCCCACAGAAGAGGTGTTCTTGTAGCCTCGGGCTTTGGAGAGATGACCCCATTTAGAAGCGAGAGCTTTTCAACGGTATACATAATAGTGACACTATGCTTTGTCGAAAACCCGCATAAGGTATTGGAAGAGGCTGTAAGGGTGTTGAAGAAGGGTGGGAGGCTAGTGGTATGCATAATACCATTGGATTCGTCACTTGGTTTGACATACCATAGAAAGAAGATAACAAAAGAGAGTGTATTCTATAGCTACGCCACATTCTATACAAAAAGCCAGTTGGTAGAAATGCTGACAAGTCTAAACCTAAGGATACTGAGAGTTGCAAACACACTAACAAAAACAGGCTTGGAGCCTGTCGCCGAAGAGCCTGTCGAGGGTGATAAAGGGTCTTTTGTATGCTATGAAGCGGCAAAGGAATGAGTTTTTATGAGCTATGCAAAACTTTTTAGCTAAGTATGGACACAGTAATGGTGAAGAGCACATTGAGTAATTTTTGCGGTGCCAACACTTGCCAAACTACCTCGTTACTGTGTCTGGCGAGGCTATACTCAAGTCTAGTAGGTCTAGGCCAAAGTTTTTCAATGCTCTGATTAGAAACATCTCCGACGCTGTTTCGAGAGCTGGTGGCAGGGTAATTAGCATTGATGTTGTCGAGGCTAAGATACATCTTGTAACAGATGTCGATGCTATCGACGCTATTTCCAGGGTTTTTGGGGTCTATAGAGTTGGCAGAGTTCTTGTATACGAGTTTAGGGATCTAAGCGACTTGACTAGGTGGGTAGCAGAGAACTCCAAGGACGTTGTTGTGGGGAGAAGATTCGCTGTAAGGGTTAAGAGAAGCGGTGTTCACAGCTTCACATCGATTGATGTTGCCAGGGAGGTTGGGGCTCTTCTCAAACCGTTTTCATCTGGTGTTGATCTAGATAACCCAGAGGTTGTTGTTGAGGTAGAGGTGAGGGGCTCGAAAGCCTTTCTTTATAGAGACTCTGTCAAAGGGCCTGGCGGTCTCCCAACAGGGGTTGAGGGAAGGGCCCTTGTGCTCTTCTCAGGGGGCTTCGACTCCCCCGTAGCAGCTTGGTACACTGCTAGAAGAGGTGTTGAGATAGGCTTTCTACATTTCATACTAGGGCCTCTAGAATCAACATACAATGCATTTGTTGTTGCCAAGAAACTGTCTTTCGATTGGCTCTATGGCTACAGGCCGAAGTTCATAGCGATAGACTTTAGAGATGTTGTGAAGGAGATTGTGGAGAAGGTTGATTGGAGCTATAGACAGGTTGTCCTAAGAGCTCTAATGTATTTAGCCGCATCAAAGATAGTTGAGGAGCTTGGCTACGACGCTATTGTAACTGGCGAGTCTCTTGGTCAGGCATCTAGCCAAACACTCAAGAATATAGCGGCTATAGAGAGCTGCATAAGAATGTCTAAACCTATTCTAAGACCTTTGATATCATTTGATAAGGAGGAGATTATAGAGTTGTCAAGGAGGCTCGGACTATATGAGTTGTCTTCAAAGGTTGTTGAGGCTTGTGCAATAGCTCCATCAAAGGTGGTGACAGCTGCAACATCTGATGGTCTATCTAAGAGGCTTGGATCTATAGATATGAAAGTTGTTGAGGAAGCATTGAAGAAGAGGATAATTGTTAGTGTGTTAGAAGCCAGGTCTGAGGATGTGATTCCAGAAACAGATATAGAAATAGATTTTATACCAAGCAATGCGCTGATTATTGATGCTAGGAAGGAGACTGGCGTAGGCGAATTGCCTATAGGTAATGCTATACCTCTTAACAAGGTAGATTTTAGTAGCATCCCCCCAGACAAGCCAATAATCATCATATGTGATACAGGTGGTCTAAGCTACATAATTGCGAAAGAACTTAGGGAAAAAGGCTTTAAGGCCTATAGTCTTCGCGGCGGAGCAAAGGCTTGCAAAGTTTTTGCAGAAAATTCCAAGACTACTTAATCAATCTCCATGTTCTGTTTGAGCGGCTCCTCGCAATAGTTATCTCAACACCGCTTGCCCTAGGCTCTGCAACAAAACTCTCTATCCTATACCCCCTCCACTTAGCCTCTTTAGTAATGCTATTTGCAACTCCGAGAGCTTTTCTATAGTGATATGGATAGATGCCGTATACCATGGGCCCCCAGATGCTCTGACCAACACCTATCAGACCATGCCTAGCCATTATGTCCATCACACCTTTCGCTTCTTCACATTGTATCGAAGTTTCCAGCACCTTCTCAAGATTCTCTATAACCATTCTCTGAAACTTTGTGAGGGCAACTGCGAATGTTCCAAGATCTTTTCTGGCTATCGATGGCAATATATATAGCATGAGCGTTTTATAGAACTCTAGCTGTGTATCTTTTGGAAGTGGCACTGGTTTTTCAAGGAGCTTGTCATGATTATTCAAGCCACATCCCTTCGCATTTTTGATTATAGAGACCACAAATATCCATCCCTTCGGAATCCTTTGTCTATATATCGGATATGGAACATCGTCTACGTTGGAGGGAGGACTTACCACACCTTCTGATGAAACCACCCTTCCAGAATCAACTATAAAACCACCGAGCTCAAAGGCGGCTATGCCAATGCCTGAGTACTTGCCTCTACCAAGCTTAAATGCGACATCCCTAATCTCGAGTCCAAGGTCGTATAGAAGAGAGACAGCATAACCTATTGCTAGTGCTAGTTGTGTTGTTGAACCAAGTCCAACATGTCTAGGATAAGCCTCTAGAACCTCTACACTGAACCCTTTTACCCCTAGACCATCCCTAACAGCATTAACAACATCAGAAACATCAATATTTGTTCTATTATCCACCTTAATCTCTTCAGACTCAGAAACCCTCACAATGATTCTGGGGTTGTCGATGGCTATTCCAACCCCACCCCAAGCAATATTATCATCTAGAAAATTGTAGAAGCCGAAGTGAATTCTAGCAGAAGATACTATGGTGACACTACGCATAGACTCTCCCAAACTAATTCTAAAAATTTTAGAGTTATTTCAGTTTATCTAACCATACATAGGCATGTAGATAAAACACTTTTTATGTTGGCCTATGCAATTTCCCATTAGATCCTATATGCAGTACAAGATATCTTTGAAACTTATTACGGCAATAGTGATTGCAGCAACATACTCATCTTTAGTCATAGTGCTACAGTTTATTAGCTTTGGCCCAATCCAGATTAGAGTAGCCGACATGCTATCTCCTATAACCTATGTCACAGGATTTGAGGGTGTTCTTGGCCTGACTCTAGGCACATTAATCGGAAATTTTGTATCGCCTTATGGGATTCTTGATATGGTTATAGGTACTCTATGCACATTTGTTTTCAGCTCTATAAACTGGTTGCTTGGCAGGGTCTTTGGATATAGAAAATGGCTGCTACCTGTAGTAGCATTGGTGGACGCTCTTGTTGTAGGGATATTCATAGGGGTTATCCTACTTGGCGTTGTATACAATGCTGGCGAGCCCATATACCTATTCGCTTTGCTGACAGGCGAAAACCTCGTAGCCACCATGCCTGGAGCTCTCCTGCTTGTTCCACTCATTAGAAAATACTACCAGAGGTTAGTGAAGTAAATTGTTAAGAGGCTGTCTATAGTAATACCTCTATCAGCTTTTAAGCAAAGAATTTCCTGCCTTAGTGAATAGGTGGTTTAATTGATTATAGAGGCTAGGAACCTTAGGGTTTCTTTCAACAGCATCGAGATATTGAGGGGCATTTCAATAGTTTTTGATAGTGGTGTCCACATTGTATTGGGTAGGAATGGAGCTGGCAAAACAACTTTTTTGAGGGCTTTGGCCAATCTAGTGAGGTTCGATGGTGATGTGCTTGCTGGGGGTAGGAGCGTTAAGAAGATGAGTAGAAAAGAGATAGCTATGCTGATTGGGTATTGCTGGCAAAATCCATACTATGGCTTTGTAGAGGCAACTGTAGAGGATGAGATAAAGGCTATCACTAGGATACTTGGGGTTTCAGGTGATTGGAGAATAGTCGAGCTTCTAGTGCCTAGAGAGTACATGGATAGAGATCCATCGACACTTAGCGGTGGAGAGGCTAAAAGGGTTTCTATGGCCTCTATACTAGTTGCAGACCAGCCCATATGGCTTCTAGACGAGCCGTTCACATATCTTGATAGAGATGGTGTTGAAGCTGTTGCCAACCTCATCGACTATGGGAGGAGAAGGGGGAAGACAATAATTGTTACACTCCACGAGATATTCTACGCCAATCTCATAAAGCCAGACACATATGCAATCATAGATGGTGGCACAATAAAGTTTTTTGGTAGGTGGAGCAGTCTCAGCGATGATGAGCTGGTCAAAGCGGGTTTAGTGCCAAGGGGTGTGATATGTGATACTCTCTGTGGTCCAAGAGGTCTTGGGGTACAGGGTTAAGGCACCAAGAATTGCGTTTTCAAAGTGGTTCTCAATAGCGAAGATAGTCCTGTTTATACTATCTATAGTGGTTCCAGTGGTAGCGCCAACAGCTGCTTCGCTTGGTCTCGTAACATCTCTTGTGATACTCCTAGCTGTGTTGGGGCTTAGAAGAAGCGCTGTCTACACCGTCTTCACAGCCGCAATCCTATATCTAATAATGTTTTCCACTGCTTTTCTATTCCACGGAGACTTGGAGAGGATAACTAGGCTAACTCTGCTGGCCTCATCATCGCTATCAACAATAATACTAATAGCATCGACAACAAAGCCATCGATGCTTAGAAGGTGGCCAACTCTATATCTATTCTCAATAGTTTTTGCAAACACATTGAAAGAGGTTGTAGATATTGCAACTGTTTATAGGGCTAGGGGCTCCAGGGGGCTAAGATACGTTTTACAAGTTGTGGTGGCTTCCATAGCAATGGCTATAGCTAGGACAAGCACGCTTGTGGACTCACTAAAGGCTAGAGGGATTGAGGTCACGGAGTAGAAACATTTATTCTATCACATATACTCTGTCTTGTCCTCTACCCCAGCCTCTCTAAAAGCTCTCTTTCTATTCAAACAGCTTTCACACTTACCACAATGCTTCTCAAAACCCTGGTAACAGCTCCACGTCTCAAATATCAAGTCCCCGACAAGCTCATAGCATTTTCTTATAACATCTCTCTTCCTCATCATCTCTATGCTGGGGGTCCATATGGATACCCTAGAGGAGTACTTTCTAAAGTGGCAGATTCTAAACGCGGCCTGGAGAGAGTGGAAACATTCTGGAGCGCAGTCTGGGTATTTAGGTCCCCAGTCTTCTGCGGGAGCAACATCATCGTATTGAGAGCCCAGAACAACAACGACATTTGTATCCTCTTCCTCTGCAACGGTGTATGCATATGCTGTTGCTATAGTCGCCATAACAACGTTTCTAATTGGCACTACAACAGAAGGTCTATACTCCTCCTCGACAGTAACACTCTCATCTGTTAGCTGTGTCCCCCTCCAAAGCCTCTTCATGAAAGACATGTCCAGTATATGGATCTTTTCAACTGTTCCCCAACCCCTTTCCTTTGCAACCCTATTAACCTTGTCAACAAGTCTCTTGACAGTTTCCATCTCCCTAAACCTAGCTTTGTGTCCATAGTCAAAGTAGAGAACCTCTGCGTTGAACCCTTTTGACAACCAGAAAACCATGCTACAGAAGCTGTCTGGCCCGCCGCTAACAACAGCTATAACCTTTGTCTTCATAAACGTGGCCACCCCAGCTGATACAGTCCTGTCTTCATGTTTAGCATAGCTTATAAAGCTTTATCTTTCTCTTCCCCTTGACATAACCTCGTAGCACACCTCTCCGTTTTTCTCCATAGACTTTAGAGCCTTGTAAACACCCCTTAATGTGTACTCTCCATTCTCTTTCCAAATCTCATAGGCAGTTGCAAGAGATTTCCTAGAGAGAGTCTCTATTATACGGCTCTTCAATAAACTGTGCCTCCCACTCCTCACAACATGTTTTATCCCGCCACTGAGTATAGCTATAGAATTGCCTATGTTCTCAGCTATGTAGTAGATTATAGCTGATATCGGCTTGGCTTTGATACCCCTTTGGGCAAGCGTTTTCAGCGCTTCGTATATCTCTTCATCAGATATCCTAACAGTTTTTATCTCCTGGCTTAGCCTAAGCAGATCCGGGGTATTCTGTGACCCTGCAAGAACAGCTACAATGCTGTAGCTTGTGTCGAACCCTGCTTTCCTCAGATCCTGAATACCCTTTAGAATTGAGTATGCAAGCAAACCCGTTTCAGTTGGAACCACAATATTTTCTACCCTAGTATTAGATTCATAGACTTCGAAGACTATTGTCTTGAGCCCCTCAACAGTCAATGGATTGAAGTAGCTGATGTAGATAAGGCTGTCTCCCCCTGCACTGCAAAGACGTGTTCTTCGCCAATCCAATGTTTTTCGACGCAAAATACATTAGATCATCTACTAAAACTTCAAAGAGGTTTTGTATCTAGACAGAGATTCTATTAGAGCCAATAGCATGCTCCATATAGTACACAACAGATTTTGTGAAATCTTCAACATATTGAACAATAAACGACTTGTTGATGGCGTTGCCAAGACTCATAACATGCGATACTATGACTGCTGAAGCGCGATCTGCGTAGGAGCCCGTTGGATTCCTAGACTCATCTTTGATCAGAACGCCCTCGATTTTGTATATGGGTGTTAGAGCCTCGCCTAAGGAAAATTCTTTTCCAAAAGATGGTAGGAGGAATGAATATCTCCAAACACCAGTTAGCATAGTCAACCTTGAACACAGGGTTTTCATAGTCTATAACGAGAAGACCTCCGCATACTGGGCAAGAGCATGTAGAAGGGGTTTCACGAAAAACAGCTTTGCAGTTTATGCATCGGAAAAAGTAGTTTTTTCCATTGCTCACTACCTCTTCACCAAGCCAATGAAGTATCTATACACCTTGTCATCTCCTGTGATCTCGGGGCAGAAGGTTAATGCGATTAGATTTCCCTGCTTTGCTGCAACACCGATTTTACCTGTCAGCGGGCGTTCTATATATCCTGTTATCCTGGCCTCGTTCCAAGCCTCGACTATTCCAGGAGCTCTAATGAAAGCTGCAATAACATCTCCTATCTCGTCGATGTATACCCTGGCAACAAAGCTGTTTTTCTGGCGCCCGAAAATATTTCTGATTACGTTTATATCCATTAGTTCGAGTGTTGGCTGATTGGTCTCCCCCAAGACCCTGTCGGAAACCTTTTTTAGCCATTACTATAGCCCCTGCGCAGGTGCCCATAACCGGTGAGCCACTTCTTGCAAATTCTCTGACTGCATCAACCATTCCCTTTATCAACATTAGTTTTCCTATTGTTGTAGACTCTCCCCCAGGTATTATCAAAGCATCTATGTTTCTCAGATCACTTGGTGTTTTAACATATTGCACTTCTATCCCCAGCCCCTTCAGCGCCTGGTAGTGCTCTAGGTAATCTCCTTGCAGTGCTAGGACACCTACCCTAGCCACCCTCTACTCACCTCTAATCTGCATCAGCTCCTCTGGTCTCAGCTTCCTAATATCGATTCCAGTCATAGACACCTTTTCAGAGACCATTTTCTGTGTCTCAACAACAGTCTCTGGGTCATCGTAGAATGATGTAGCCAAGACTATTGCTCTCGCCCTCGCCTCTGGGTCACCACTCTTGAATATGCCTGAACCGACAAAAATGCCGTCGGCTCCAAGCCACATCATGAGTGCAGCATCAGCTGGTGTGGCTATGCCACCTGCGGCAAAGTTTACCACAGGTAGCCTGCCGAGTCTTGCTGTAAGCAATGCTAGTTCATATGGGACCTTATTCTCTTTGGCGTAGACCCAGATAGCCTCGTAGTCTCCAGCCATATAATATCCTCTAAGCGTTGCGATATCCCTGTTAACAAGCTTCATATGCTTAACAGCCTCGGCCACATTACCTGTTCCCGGCTCCCCCTTTGTCCTAATCATCGATGCCCCCTCGTATATTCTCCTCAAGGCCTCTGGCAAGTTTCTAGCCCCATTTACGAAGGGTGTTTTGAAAGCCCATTTATCTATATGGGCCTTTTCATCAACTGGCGTCAAAACCTCACTTTCATCTATCAAGTCAACCCCTATCTCCTCGAGCAACCTAGCCTCCTCAGCATGTCCAATTCTGCACTTTGCTGAAACAGGAATTGTTATAGAGTTCATAACAGCTTCTACGACCTTCAAATCAGCTGTTCTAGTTACACCACCAGCTGCTCTAATATCGTATGGAAGCTTATCCAGAACCATTACGCCAACAGCACCAGCATCCTCAGCTATAGCAGCTTGCTTCTCGTTGGTGACATCCATTATAACTCCCCCCTTAAGCATAGATACAAAGCCGTATCTAACAAGTGGGGTTCCCTCTCTAATGGGTATTACCTCTAGACCCTCCTCCCTGGCCCTATCCCTCAGCTCAAGCAGACCATATATGAGATCCCTAAGTTTCTCAAGCCAAATATACGAATCTACCAACTTCAATGCAAACCAACCCAGAGCTGTCGTTGACATGGTTATGAATAATAAAATTTGCTGAACGTTCAATAAACATAACCAAAATAGCAAAAGCCCTTGAAATATGTTTCAAACTCATTATCGTAATTATTTTGAGAAAAACTTATTAATCTTGAAACAGGTTTCAAGATCTGGCGACAAAAATGAGTTGGTGGTGGAGCCCATACCCAGGGAAAGGGCCGTGGAGCTGGTTACCACCGCTACTGAGACCAGGTTGGTGGCTGGGCAGGGGATGGTGCTGGTGGCTATGGTGGCCATACGTAACATATTCATATCCATGGCCCTTCCCAGCAATTCCAGATCCAGAACTTGAACGCAGATACCTCGAGGATATAAAGAGATATCTATCAGATGTTGTCATAAAAGAGATCGATAGAAGGTTAGAGATGCTTAGAAAAGAACAAACTAATACCTAAATTGATACTACATTTTTATCTGACAATTAATCAACAATAAATCCATTTTTGATTTAACATTTAGAACAAACCTCGTTTTCTCACAACTATTAAAGAACTTCTTTAATAATTTCTTTGAGTAGTAATTAGTAATGCTTGATGCTACTTTTATTTTTCTAATGTAAGTTTTTGAAACTCACAAATATTGATGTTTGCAGCTACTAGATGAATATTGAAAAGGATACAATATTCCTAACGTATTTAAAGAATTTTGAATAATGTGACTAACATCTTTCATGTATAGGGAGTGCAGTTGGGATGATTAGAGGAGTGTTCATAACAGTGTATGCGGAATCAAAGGAACTATAGCTTGTTAGTGAAGCGATCGCTACAATTTATGACTTTTAACTTAGTAACATATGTCTCGTGCATCTTCCCCAGGCCTCAATCAAAGAAATAATTTTTAATCTACATATATTATAGCTATTGTGTTTTTATGCTTTGAACCCTATGTGTATGGCAAATAGTTGACAAAGATGTGAAGTAGGATGTGTAAAGTATCTCTGCGAAGCATACTCTAATGGTGTTCTTGAACTAGGGCATGAGTTTATGTTTTCTATTTTCTTGGTGTGGCGAATGCGGCTTTATGTAGTGTTTGACCAGCTCGAGTATTACTGTAACTACTGTTGCTAGCCATGTGAATAGCGTGGCTAGAGTGTATAGAGGCTCTCTGGGAAGTAGCTTAGAGGTTGTTTCAAGTAGTATATGGATTTGAAGCGCTAGCGCGAGCCCACCTATGAGGAGATCTAGTGCTTTTCCAAGTGTTTCGCCAAGTCTTTCGGTGGGTATTGTAATATACTTTAAAATGTTGCCAAATAGTACTCTCAAGGTTCTTATAAAGACTATCATTATAGCTGTAGACGAGATGATTGCTGAAGCCATGGCAATAAATGGAGGCATGTTATATTTCTCAACAGCGTTCACTACAAGAGAGTTTGTGTACGTGAATAATAATGTAGATGCTGTAAACCTTATTATTGGTGACAACATAACTGTTGCCACATCCACTCTCTTGACATAGACATCGGCAAGATTTTTGAAGAAACCAGCTATTTTGGTCGGTGCAATACTCTCGATGTAAATTGTTTTCGTGACTATTCTGGGCGTTGCAACTCCGAATAGCATTATCGTAGTAAGCACAGCTACTGTAAAACTGTGGATTTAAGCAACACACCCCTCTCTACAAGCATATCCGTAAACACTATACCCATTTCGCTTAGTGGTGTGAGGTACAAGGCCAAGGTAGCGCTATCAGAGATTCTATAACCTGTAAAGAGTGCTGCTATAAGCAATCCGATTGCTCTAGCCACGTAGGCTACCAACCCAAGCATTACACCAACTAGTACTATGTCTAAGCTTTGTCCAGAGCCTATCCCCAGATATAGTTGCGAACCTAGGGAGGTGAAGTATAGTAAAAAGCCCAAGGCTCCTCAACCCATTGACCATATCAGCAATGTCATTGAGTTTGAGAAAGGCTGAGAATGAGATCCCTGCTATAAATGCTCCGAAAAGAGGTGGAAGACCAGCCGCTGATGCTATAGAGGCGAAGAGGATTGCAAAACCAGTGGCCACCACAAACTTGTTTTCCCTATCAGCTATAAACCTTGTTCTACTCAAAAATTTGAGCAAAAACCTTGAGAGAGCTAGTAAAAGCACTATAAGACCGGCAACAATAATGATTTGGACAAAGGCTTCGAGAGGAATTTTAGATAGTGAAACACCCACAACAAAGAGTAGTGTGAAGAATGTGAAGTGAAGAAGATCCTCTACACTTGTCTGCATAACAGCTCTAGCATAAAGAGATGGTTTTACATTGGAAAAGGATTTAGACAAAGCTGCTACAGCCATGCTAGAGCCGTTGATAAGCAGAAGAAATAGGACCATCCTTTCAACATATCCGAACTCAAGTAGCCAAGACAAAAAGCCGCTGAAAACCCATAGAATAGCGTATAGTATTAGCTCAGAAGCTACAACACTACGGATATTCTCAACAATTTTGTAAAAACCTATAGAGTTGCCAAGGATGAAAGAAAATAAGGTTAGGCCAAGCCACCTCAGAGACTCGCCATAGCTAAGACTAGACACAACATCGATACCAAACCACGTTAAAACAGCCGAGGCCACTACACCACCAAGGATATACCCAACAACATCAGATAAACCAAACCTTCGAAATAGCCAGGAGAAAAGCGAGCCAGCGACAAGAAGAAAAAATAATCATTGCAACATCCACAAGCAACACCTAATACACTATACAGCATCTCTTCTGCGAAACACATTATTGATTTCCAATAACACTAAATTATTAGCTTTTTGCAACTTTTGCTAATTCAAAACATCTCTTTGCATGCTAAGAAGACATATAGGAGATCTTCATATTTGATGTTATCAGCAATGGTATTGGGAAATGCGCATGGATTTAAATACAGCAATGGGTTGTCTTCAACACCAGTTTTTTGATGTGCATAACAATAGTGTCTAAGCAACTGATTGTAATTGACAAAAATTGATGGAATTGCTTATGATTCTAGTGCCTCGCTGAAGTAGTGTTGCCGGTGGTAAACGATTTGTTTCTCGCCTACTATTTTGAATTTTCCTTCTAGCTGTGTATCCTCACTATTTCTACCAACCATTACCTTGTATTCTCCGGGCTCTATAACGAGATGCATGTCTCTGTCGTAAAATGCTAAAGCCTCTGTTGGTATTCTAAAGATTATTCTCTTTGATTGCCCAGGAATTAGATATATCTTTTTGAATCCCTTCAACTCTTTAACAGGTCTTGTTACAGAGGAGAACTCTTTTGATATATATAGCTGGACAACCTCTTTACCTGGCCTGTTTCCAATGTTCTCTACAGTA
It contains:
- a CDS encoding THUMP domain-containing protein, yielding MPNYLVTVSGEAILKSSRSRPKFFNALIRNISDAVSRAGGRVISIDVVEAKIHLVTDVDAIDAISRVFGVYRVGRVLVYEFRDLSDLTRWVAENSKDVVVGRRFAVRVKRSGVHSFTSIDVAREVGALLKPFSSGVDLDNPEVVVEVEVRGSKAFLYRDSVKGPGGLPTGVEGRALVLFSGGFDSPVAAWYTARRGVEIGFLHFILGPLESTYNAFVVAKKLSFDWLYGYRPKFIAIDFRDVVKEIVEKVDWSYRQVVLRALMYLAASKIVEELGYDAIVTGESLGQASSQTLKNIAAIESCIRMSKPILRPLISFDKEEIIELSRRLGLYELSSKVVEACAIAPSKVVTAATSDGLSKRLGSIDMKVVEEALKKRIIVSVLEARSEDVIPETDIEIDFIPSNALIIDARKETGVGELPIGNAIPLNKVDFSSIPPDKPIIIICDTGGLSYIIAKELREKGFKAYSLRGGAKACKVFAENSKTT
- a CDS encoding ABC transporter ATP-binding protein, with protein sequence MIIEARNLRVSFNSIEILRGISIVFDSGVHIVLGRNGAGKTTFLRALANLVRFDGDVLAGGRSVKKMSRKEIAMLIGYCWQNPYYGFVEATVEDEIKAITRILGVSGDWRIVELLVPREYMDRDPSTLSGGEAKRVSMASILVADQPIWLLDEPFTYLDRDGVEAVANLIDYGRRRGKTIIVTLHEIFYANLIKPDTYAIIDGGTIKFFGRWSSLSDDELVKAGLVPRGVICDTLCGPRGLGVQG
- a CDS encoding complex I subunit 1 family protein: MDLEALDLILESLIYPGLVTTIFFIVFTQWIARKLSARIMYRRGPVYAGPAGFLQPLADLFKLVLKRDLVNRYSMGVSPVVLVSIATGFIVVAQLFLPVAYRPIYSSFDVIALLYFLLLAPFALAYLAAGHPNPYTTIGVARYLAILFVAEPAFAISVLVPVLIASQRFGTEYSIYGTSVVSHLLWAVDPFKTIAMILSAIAGFISMFAILGLKPFDAPEAESEIYWGMFTEVGGPRLALAFFMKFAERILFPMIYAALFLGGVWPTNSFNWFANALTVYLKTLIVFVATVVVDSILPRYRPDQAVSFILKYIYPMSIASLLLVIVK
- a CDS encoding QueT transporter family protein, coding for MQFPIRSYMQYKISLKLITAIVIAATYSSLVIVLQFISFGPIQIRVADMLSPITYVTGFEGVLGLTLGTLIGNFVSPYGILDMVIGTLCTFVFSSINWLLGRVFGYRKWLLPVVALVDALVVGIFIGVILLGVVYNAGEPIYLFALLTGENLVATMPGALLLVPLIRKYYQRLVK
- the pdxS gene encoding pyridoxal 5'-phosphate synthase lyase subunit PdxS, encoding MKLVDSYIWLEKLRDLIYGLLELRDRAREEGLEVIPIREGTPLVRYGFVSMLKGGVIMDVTNEKQAAIAEDAGAVGVMVLDKLPYDIRAAGGVTRTADLKVVEAVMNSITIPVSAKCRIGHAEEARLLEEIGVDLIDESEVLTPVDEKAHIDKWAFKTPFVNGARNLPEALRRIYEGASMIRTKGEPGTGNVAEAVKHMKLVNRDIATLRGYYMAGDYEAIWVYAKENKVPYELALLTARLGRLPVVNFAAGGIATPADAALMMWLGADGIFVGSGIFKSGDPEARARAIVLATSFYDDPETVVETQKMVSEKVSMTGIDIRKLRPEELMQIRGE
- a CDS encoding class I SAM-dependent methyltransferase encodes the protein MDVGKPSYVVFDENVIKYDQWFDRNRIVYENEISLFRKFFPCRRPCIEIGVGTGRFAQPLDVEIGLDPSVEALKIAHRRGVLVASGFGEMTPFRSESFSTVYIIVTLCFVENPHKVLEEAVRVLKKGGRLVVCIIPLDSSLGLTYHRKKITKESVFYSYATFYTKSQLVEMLTSLNLRILRVANTLTKTGLEPVAEEPVEGDKGSFVCYEAAKE
- a CDS encoding 7-cyano-7-deazaguanine synthase, with protein sequence MKTKVIAVVSGGPDSFCSMVFWLSKGFNAEVLYFDYGHKARFREMETVKRLVDKVNRVAKERGWGTVEKIHILDMSFMKRLWRGTQLTDESVTVEEEYRPSVVVPIRNVVMATIATAYAYTVAEEEDTNVVVVLGSQYDDVAPAEDWGPKYPDCAPECFHSLQAAFRICHFRKYSSRVSIWTPSIEMMRKRDVIRKCYELVGDLIFETWSCYQGFEKHCGKCESCLNRKRAFREAGVEDKTEYM